The following proteins come from a genomic window of Deinococcus sp. KSM4-11:
- a CDS encoding aldo/keto reductase, translating into MEYRRLGQSGLQVSELSFGAWVTFGTQLDADGALELMSAAYDRGCNFFDNAEVYARGQAETIMGQALAKAGWRRDSYIVSSKVFGGAVENPAPTQRGLSRKHIYEACYQAIERLQCEYLDLYFCHRPDRSTPIEETVRAMTELIQRGDVLYWGTSEWSAQELMEAYAVARQYNLIPPTMEQPQYNMLTRYRVEVEYSRLYRPDTLGLGTTVWSPLASGLLTGKYNDVVPNDTRMNLPGYEWLKARLESEEGQTNLVKVRGLAKIADDLGTTLPKLALAWCVKNPNVSTVITGASKVTQVVENFSALEVVPQLTDEVMAAIDAALGNKETRLHGSSE; encoded by the coding sequence ATGGAATACCGTCGATTGGGCCAATCTGGGTTGCAGGTCAGTGAGCTCTCCTTCGGTGCTTGGGTGACGTTTGGTACGCAGTTGGATGCGGATGGTGCCCTGGAACTGATGTCCGCCGCCTATGACCGTGGGTGCAACTTCTTCGACAACGCCGAGGTGTACGCCAGGGGCCAAGCTGAAACCATCATGGGCCAGGCCCTGGCCAAGGCAGGCTGGCGGCGCGACAGCTACATCGTGTCAAGCAAAGTGTTCGGCGGCGCGGTAGAAAACCCAGCTCCGACCCAGCGGGGACTGTCACGCAAGCACATTTACGAAGCGTGCTACCAGGCCATCGAACGCCTGCAATGCGAGTACCTGGATTTGTACTTCTGCCATCGCCCAGACCGCAGCACCCCCATCGAAGAAACGGTGCGGGCCATGACCGAATTGATCCAGCGCGGTGATGTCCTGTACTGGGGAACGAGTGAGTGGTCGGCGCAGGAATTGATGGAAGCCTATGCCGTGGCCCGCCAGTACAACCTGATTCCCCCGACCATGGAGCAGCCGCAATACAACATGCTCACCCGCTACCGGGTCGAGGTCGAATACAGCCGCCTGTACCGCCCGGACACGCTCGGGTTGGGCACCACGGTCTGGTCACCGCTGGCGAGCGGGCTTCTGACCGGCAAGTACAACGATGTGGTTCCGAATGACACCCGCATGAACCTGCCCGGGTACGAATGGTTGAAAGCCAGACTCGAGAGTGAAGAAGGCCAGACCAACCTGGTCAAAGTCCGAGGCCTGGCCAAGATTGCCGACGACTTGGGCACGACCTTGCCGAAGCTCGCCCTGGCCTGGTGCGTGAAGAATCCAAATGTGAGCACCGTGATCACGGGTGCCTCCAAAGTCACGCAGGTGGTGGAGAACTTTTCCGCGCTCGAGGTGGTTCCCCAGCTCACCGACGAGGTGATGGCGGCGATCGATGCGGCACTGGGCAACAAGGAAACCCGTTTACATGGCTCGAGCGAGTAA